One genomic window of Coffea eugenioides isolate CCC68of chromosome 1, Ceug_1.0, whole genome shotgun sequence includes the following:
- the LOC113763776 gene encoding putative F-box/FBD/LRR-repeat protein At5g22670 isoform X1, translating into MGLNSPGTSSETKKMFVREETTNEAQDRISQLPDAILCHILSLLPTKLAAQTGILSKRWKKVWLSIPALEFQINLRANYVGEWSVFDSFAKPKIESFTNFLDRLFAIRDTSGIKKFRLVCDHQVDSRCLNNWLSALHNVQELDLDMWELGEFPWSPFTNNSLEILKLSCNVLLNIPSFVSFPLLKVLHLHSVTYVGGASVEKLLSSCPVLEDLQISRREQDNVRNFVIAVPSLKRLTLDFSTPEMDLYDGDDYEDGVEYKLIITAPNLEYLNLIDYMSDSIQVSSMTRVTESRLSVYKILTCVQRTAEQTSNYESNVREIFRSIPNVKHLTIGEFTMNSLGESLDSRLPVFQNLVHLEISFYVANGAILLPSLLKISPKLESLILPQVHYIRDLHNFERNMGITSPNVIGWFNPEENQVKPPQDVPECLLFSLKNVEISCITGRVEEEVELLIYLLGNAMVLEKMTIWYEEYYVSGGPMDTTNYPTARRVQDRLSFTDKLMNCTRGSAACQLDIQMPELQL; encoded by the exons ATGGGCTTGAATTCTCCGGGGACATCTTCAGAGACGAAAAAAATGTTTGTAAGAGAAGAGACCACTAACGAAGCACAAGACCGAATAAGCCAATTACCTGATGCAATTCTGTGTCACATCCTCTCCCTTCTTCCGACTAAATTAGCAGCACAAACTGGTATTTTGTCTAAACGATGGAAGAAAGTTTGGCTTTCAATACCTGCTCTTGAATTTCAGATCAATCTACGGGCAAATTATGTGGGTGAATGGAGTGTCTTTGATAGCTTTGCAAAGCCTAAAATTGAGAGTTTTACAAATTTTCTGGATCGACTTTTCGCAATTCGTGACACTTCAGGTATTAAAAAGTTCAGATTGGTGTGTGATCATCAGGTTGACTCTAGATGCCTCAATAATTGGTTGTCTGCTTTGCATAATGTTCAAGAACTTGACCTCGATATGTGGGAGCTCGGGGAGTTCCCTTGGAGTCCCTTCACAAATAACTCGCTGGAAATCTTGAAACTGAGTTGCAATGTTTTGCTCAACATCccatcttttgtttcttttccacTTCTTAAGGTTCTTCATCTTCATTCAGTCACATATGTGGGCGGCGCATCAGTTGAAAAGTTACTTTCTTCTTGCCCAGTGCTTGAGGATTTGCAGATATCTAGGAGGGAGCAGGATAACGTTAGGAATTTTGTGATTGCAGTCCCTTCATTGAAAAGGTTGACTTTGGACTTCAGTACACCTGAGATGGACTTATATGATGGCGATGATTACGAAGATGGTGTTGAGTACAAACTGATAATTACTGCACCAAATTTGGAGTATCTAAACCTGATTGATTATATGTCAGATTCAATTCAGGTCAGTTCCATGACCAGAGTAACTGAATCACGCCTTTCTGTTTACAAAATCTTAACATGTGTTCAGCGGACAGCCGAACAAACAAGTAATTATGAAAGCAATGTGCGTGAAATATTTCGAAGCATCCCAAATGTCAAGCACCTAACAATAGGCGAATTTACCATGAAT TCTTTGGGTGAATCTCTTGATAGCAGGCTGCCAGTGTTTCAGAACTTGGTCCACCTGGAGATCAGTTTTTATGTAGCGAACGGCGCTATACTGCTGCCAAGTTTGCTCAAAATCTCTCCTAAACTGGAAAGCCTTATCTTGCCTCAGGTACATTACATAAGAGACTTGCACAATTTTGAGAGAAATATG GGGATTACCAGTCCAAATGTAATCGGGTGGTTTAACCCTGAGGAGAATCAAGTTAAGCCTCCGCAAGACGTACCTGAATGCCTGCTATTTAGCCTGAAAAATGTGGAAATTTCGTGCATTACTGGAAGAGTTGAGGAAGAGGTGGAGTTGTTGATATATCTTCTGGGAAATGCAATGGTTCTAGAGAAGATGACGATTTGGTACGAAGAATATTATGTTTCCGGTGGACCGATGGATACTACTAATTATCCAACTGCCCGTCGGGTGCAGGATCGTTTATCTTTCACCGACAAATTGATGAACTGCACTAGGGGATCTGCTGCTTGTCAACTTGACATACAAATGCCTGAACTACAACTCTGA
- the LOC113763776 gene encoding putative F-box/FBD/LRR-repeat protein At5g22670 isoform X2, which translates to MGLNSPGTSSETKKMFVREETTNEAQDRISQLPDAILCHILSLLPTKLAAQTGILSKRWKKVWLSIPALEFQINLRANYVGEWSVFDSFAKPKIESFTNFLDRLFAIRDTSGIKKFRLVCDHQVDSRCLNNWLSALHNVQELDLDMWELGEFPWSPFTNNSLEILKLSCNVLLNIPSFVSFPLLKVLHLHSVTYVGGASVEKLLSSCPVLEDLQISRREQDNVRNFVIAVPSLKRLTLDFSTPEMDLYDGDDYEDGVEYKLIITAPNLEYLNLIDYMSDSIQVSSMTRVTESRLSVYKILTCVQRTAEQTSNYESNVREIFRSIPNVKHLTIGEFTMNSLGESLDSRLPVFQNLVHLEISFYVANGAILLPSLLKISPKLESLILPQGITSPNVIGWFNPEENQVKPPQDVPECLLFSLKNVEISCITGRVEEEVELLIYLLGNAMVLEKMTIWYEEYYVSGGPMDTTNYPTARRVQDRLSFTDKLMNCTRGSAACQLDIQMPELQL; encoded by the exons ATGGGCTTGAATTCTCCGGGGACATCTTCAGAGACGAAAAAAATGTTTGTAAGAGAAGAGACCACTAACGAAGCACAAGACCGAATAAGCCAATTACCTGATGCAATTCTGTGTCACATCCTCTCCCTTCTTCCGACTAAATTAGCAGCACAAACTGGTATTTTGTCTAAACGATGGAAGAAAGTTTGGCTTTCAATACCTGCTCTTGAATTTCAGATCAATCTACGGGCAAATTATGTGGGTGAATGGAGTGTCTTTGATAGCTTTGCAAAGCCTAAAATTGAGAGTTTTACAAATTTTCTGGATCGACTTTTCGCAATTCGTGACACTTCAGGTATTAAAAAGTTCAGATTGGTGTGTGATCATCAGGTTGACTCTAGATGCCTCAATAATTGGTTGTCTGCTTTGCATAATGTTCAAGAACTTGACCTCGATATGTGGGAGCTCGGGGAGTTCCCTTGGAGTCCCTTCACAAATAACTCGCTGGAAATCTTGAAACTGAGTTGCAATGTTTTGCTCAACATCccatcttttgtttcttttccacTTCTTAAGGTTCTTCATCTTCATTCAGTCACATATGTGGGCGGCGCATCAGTTGAAAAGTTACTTTCTTCTTGCCCAGTGCTTGAGGATTTGCAGATATCTAGGAGGGAGCAGGATAACGTTAGGAATTTTGTGATTGCAGTCCCTTCATTGAAAAGGTTGACTTTGGACTTCAGTACACCTGAGATGGACTTATATGATGGCGATGATTACGAAGATGGTGTTGAGTACAAACTGATAATTACTGCACCAAATTTGGAGTATCTAAACCTGATTGATTATATGTCAGATTCAATTCAGGTCAGTTCCATGACCAGAGTAACTGAATCACGCCTTTCTGTTTACAAAATCTTAACATGTGTTCAGCGGACAGCCGAACAAACAAGTAATTATGAAAGCAATGTGCGTGAAATATTTCGAAGCATCCCAAATGTCAAGCACCTAACAATAGGCGAATTTACCATGAAT TCTTTGGGTGAATCTCTTGATAGCAGGCTGCCAGTGTTTCAGAACTTGGTCCACCTGGAGATCAGTTTTTATGTAGCGAACGGCGCTATACTGCTGCCAAGTTTGCTCAAAATCTCTCCTAAACTGGAAAGCCTTATCTTGCCTCAG GGGATTACCAGTCCAAATGTAATCGGGTGGTTTAACCCTGAGGAGAATCAAGTTAAGCCTCCGCAAGACGTACCTGAATGCCTGCTATTTAGCCTGAAAAATGTGGAAATTTCGTGCATTACTGGAAGAGTTGAGGAAGAGGTGGAGTTGTTGATATATCTTCTGGGAAATGCAATGGTTCTAGAGAAGATGACGATTTGGTACGAAGAATATTATGTTTCCGGTGGACCGATGGATACTACTAATTATCCAACTGCCCGTCGGGTGCAGGATCGTTTATCTTTCACCGACAAATTGATGAACTGCACTAGGGGATCTGCTGCTTGTCAACTTGACATACAAATGCCTGAACTACAACTCTGA